One window of Streptomyces sp. FIT100 genomic DNA carries:
- a CDS encoding NlpC/P60 family protein, with the protein MASHRRPSPSAGSTCWSGFHRGARVTLLSAAVATTAAALGSAPAGADPLDNPAAPGATRAMVDRLYEAAEKATERYNQADERADRLREEVTAVQDRAAREQEAVNRMREALGSVAGAQYRSGGMDPALELLLSATPDTYLEKATLLGRIGERQAATLRDLRRVQRVLGQERTEAARKLAELELTRAAVARHKRSVEGKLAAAKRLLEALPPGERDAYDRASRSGRDRILPDLAGGPGPSSARAAAAVAAATSAVGRPYVWGANGPDGFDCSGLTQWSYARAGVGLPRTSQAQRYAGRQVSLAEARPGDLVTYRSDASHIAMYVGNGQVVHAPYPGASVRYDPVGMMPIASVTRP; encoded by the coding sequence GTGGCGTCCCATCGCCGACCCTCACCATCGGCCGGTTCCACATGTTGGTCCGGTTTCCACCGCGGTGCCCGGGTCACCCTCCTGTCGGCAGCGGTGGCCACCACGGCCGCCGCGCTCGGGTCGGCACCGGCCGGTGCCGACCCGCTCGACAACCCCGCGGCCCCCGGCGCCACGCGCGCGATGGTCGACCGGCTGTACGAGGCGGCCGAGAAGGCCACCGAGCGGTACAACCAGGCCGACGAGCGCGCGGACCGGCTGCGCGAGGAGGTGACCGCCGTACAGGACCGGGCGGCGCGCGAGCAGGAGGCCGTCAACCGGATGCGGGAGGCGCTCGGTTCGGTGGCCGGCGCGCAGTACCGCTCGGGCGGCATGGACCCCGCGCTGGAGCTGCTGCTCTCCGCGACCCCGGACACCTACCTGGAGAAGGCCACGCTCCTCGGCCGGATCGGCGAGCGCCAGGCCGCCACCCTGCGCGATCTGCGGCGCGTGCAGCGGGTCCTCGGGCAGGAACGTACGGAGGCCGCACGCAAGCTGGCCGAGCTGGAGCTCACCCGGGCCGCCGTCGCCCGCCACAAGCGGTCCGTCGAGGGGAAGCTGGCGGCGGCCAAGCGGCTGCTTGAGGCCCTTCCGCCCGGTGAGCGCGACGCCTACGACCGGGCCTCCCGCTCCGGCCGCGACCGCATCCTGCCGGACCTGGCAGGCGGCCCCGGCCCCTCCTCGGCACGGGCGGCGGCCGCGGTGGCGGCGGCCACGAGCGCGGTCGGCAGGCCCTACGTCTGGGGCGCCAACGGGCCGGACGGCTTCGACTGCTCAGGGCTCACCCAGTGGTCGTACGCGCGGGCGGGCGTCGGGCTGCCGCGGACCTCCCAGGCCCAGCGCTACGCCGGGCGGCAGGTCTCGCTCGCCGAGGCCCGGCCGGGCGACCTCGTGACCTACCGCTCCGACGCCAGCCACATCGCGATGTACGTCGGCAACGGGCAGGTCGTGCACGCGCCCTATCCCGGGGCCTCGGTGCGCTACGACCCCGTGGGGATGATGCCGATCGCCTCCGTGACCCGGCCCTGA
- a CDS encoding C40 family peptidase: protein MASHRRPKQPSRTRVTVLTATAAAAVALSAQAANAAPAKPSKDEVKAKVDALYHEAEKATEEYNGAKEQQTKLQKQVDAIQDNVARGQDEVNTLRDSLGSVASAQYRSGGIDPALQLFLSSDPDTYLDKASAIDQLSAKQTDALENIQAKQRTLAQQRAEATKKLADLEDVRKTLGEKKKAFQGKLAEAQKLLNTLTAAERAKMQEEELRASRAAGDRVDLGNEVPASQRGAAALNAAATQQGKPYVSGAEGPNSYDCSGLTQWAYRQAGVSLSRTTYTQQNDGVKIGRSQLKPGDLVFFNGLSHVGLYAGNNQILHAPKPGAVVRYESMDYMGTFQFGVRV, encoded by the coding sequence GTGGCGTCCCACCGTCGTCCCAAGCAGCCGAGCCGCACCCGTGTGACCGTGCTCACCGCGACCGCCGCCGCGGCCGTCGCTCTTTCCGCCCAGGCCGCCAACGCCGCTCCGGCCAAGCCGAGCAAGGACGAGGTCAAGGCGAAGGTCGACGCGCTCTACCACGAGGCGGAGAAGGCCACCGAGGAGTACAACGGGGCCAAGGAGCAGCAGACCAAGCTCCAGAAGCAGGTCGACGCGATCCAGGACAACGTGGCCCGCGGCCAGGACGAGGTCAACACCCTGCGCGACAGCCTGGGTTCGGTGGCCAGCGCCCAGTACCGCTCCGGCGGTATCGACCCCGCGCTCCAGCTCTTCCTCTCCTCCGACCCGGACACCTACCTCGACAAGGCGTCCGCGATCGACCAGCTGAGCGCCAAGCAGACCGACGCCCTGGAGAACATCCAGGCCAAGCAGCGCACTCTGGCCCAGCAGCGCGCCGAGGCGACGAAGAAGCTCGCCGACCTCGAGGACGTGCGCAAGACGCTCGGCGAGAAGAAGAAGGCGTTCCAGGGCAAGCTCGCCGAGGCGCAGAAGCTCCTCAACACGCTGACCGCCGCGGAGCGCGCGAAGATGCAGGAGGAGGAGCTCCGCGCCAGCCGTGCCGCCGGCGACCGCGTGGACCTCGGCAACGAGGTGCCCGCCTCGCAGCGCGGCGCCGCCGCCCTCAACGCCGCCGCCACCCAGCAGGGCAAGCCGTACGTCTCCGGCGCCGAGGGCCCCAACTCGTACGACTGCTCCGGCCTCACGCAGTGGGCCTACCGCCAGGCCGGCGTGAGCCTCAGCCGCACCACGTACACCCAGCAGAACGACGGCGTGAAGATCGGCCGCAGTCAGCTCAAGCCGGGCGACCTCGTCTTCTTCAACGGCCTTTCCCACGTGGGCCTGTACGCGGGCAACAACCAGATCCTGCACGCGCCGAAGCCGGGTGCCGTGGTCCGGTACGAGTCGATGGACTACATGGGCACCTTCCAGTTCGGCGTCCGCGTCTGA
- a CDS encoding NYN domain-containing protein yields MEQPDSGAGPAGAAGGAAEALDHPLPEDVRRRVVALVSDAFGGLTIGDLPAQLRQYARFTPSRRARFAGNAMAAALETDPVFRQRIGERLREAQPELAGALESGAPPPAADPVDVAAAAYVLRPVGWVKLVAAAGEEALRAHAERVDEESRRELERLREEVDRLRTQTRAETERLRAELDAARKEAESLHRKLRSAQSDVKRGEAAVRRSTAETESVRAEAHAQVSAAESEARRLRARLGEAESAVEASRRAAREGRSIEDMRVRLLLDTVLDAAQGLRRELALPPASVHPADTVDAVEPGRMSPKDIAARALSETDPALLDQLLALPQAHLVVDGYNVTKSGYPTMPLEKQRLRLLGGLAMLAAQTGAEITCVFDGAELAAPVLLAPPRGVRVLFSKPGVTADELIRQLVRAEPPGRPVIVVSTDREVADGVAKAGARPVASVMLLKRLSRV; encoded by the coding sequence GTGGAGCAGCCTGACAGCGGCGCGGGGCCGGCCGGTGCGGCCGGCGGCGCCGCCGAGGCGCTCGACCACCCGCTGCCCGAAGACGTACGGCGCCGGGTCGTCGCCCTCGTGTCGGACGCGTTCGGCGGGCTGACCATCGGCGACCTGCCCGCCCAGCTGCGCCAGTACGCCCGGTTCACCCCGTCTCGCCGGGCCAGGTTCGCCGGCAACGCCATGGCGGCCGCGCTGGAGACCGATCCGGTCTTCCGCCAGCGCATCGGCGAGCGGCTGCGCGAGGCGCAGCCGGAGCTGGCCGGGGCGCTGGAGTCCGGTGCGCCGCCGCCGGCGGCCGACCCCGTCGACGTGGCCGCGGCCGCCTATGTACTGCGCCCCGTCGGCTGGGTGAAGCTGGTGGCCGCGGCGGGCGAGGAGGCTCTGCGCGCGCACGCCGAGCGCGTCGACGAGGAGTCACGGCGCGAGCTGGAGCGGCTGCGCGAGGAGGTCGACCGGCTCAGGACGCAGACGAGGGCCGAGACCGAGCGGCTGCGGGCCGAACTGGACGCCGCCCGCAAGGAAGCCGAATCGCTTCACCGCAAGTTGCGCAGCGCCCAGAGCGATGTGAAACGCGGTGAGGCGGCGGTGCGCCGCAGCACCGCCGAGACCGAGTCGGTGCGGGCGGAGGCCCATGCCCAGGTGTCCGCGGCCGAGAGCGAGGCCCGGCGGCTCAGGGCGCGGCTCGGCGAGGCCGAGTCGGCCGTCGAGGCGAGCCGCAGGGCCGCCCGTGAGGGCCGCTCGATCGAGGACATGCGGGTGCGGCTGCTGCTGGACACGGTGTTGGACGCGGCCCAGGGGCTGCGCCGGGAGCTGGCCCTGCCGCCCGCGTCCGTGCATCCCGCCGACACCGTCGACGCGGTCGAGCCGGGCCGTATGTCGCCGAAGGACATCGCGGCGCGCGCCCTGTCCGAGACGGACCCGGCGCTGCTCGACCAGTTGCTCGCGCTGCCCCAGGCGCATCTCGTGGTCGACGGCTACAACGTCACGAAGTCGGGCTATCCGACGATGCCGCTGGAGAAGCAGCGGCTGCGGCTGCTCGGGGGGCTGGCGATGCTCGCCGCGCAGACCGGCGCCGAGATCACCTGTGTCTTCGACGGGGCGGAGCTCGCCGCGCCCGTGCTGCTCGCCCCGCCGCGCGGTGTGCGGGTGCTGTTCTCCAAGCCGGGTGTGACCGCGGACGAGCTCATCCGCCAGCTGGTGCGGGCCGAGCCGCCCGGCCGGCCCGTCATCGTGGTCTCCACCGACCGCGAGGTCGCCGACGGCGTCGCGAAGGCCGGTGCCAGGCCGGTCGCGTCGGTGATGTTGCTCAAGCGGCTTTCGCGCGTCTAG
- a CDS encoding rhomboid family intramembrane serine protease, whose product MIDRRTGPVVTYAAIGLCCLLFVIGPVSGFNPSYGTGDTLLTGTVSYFERWGVIPDELMHAGPRALLTPLTALFVHGSWLHLLGNMLFLYVFGAMAEERMGHLQFALFYIGCGYLALLAYAAANAESAQTLVGASGAISGVLGAFLRLFPQARVTSLYPFLFFLPLRFPAWIVLVFWFGLQWLAEAQSTSSGPGVAYLAHLVGFGLGFLFAWARFRTGTRVKAQARATQGDSQP is encoded by the coding sequence GTGATCGATCGGCGGACCGGACCCGTGGTGACCTATGCGGCGATCGGGCTGTGCTGTCTGCTCTTCGTCATCGGTCCGGTTTCCGGGTTCAACCCCTCGTACGGCACCGGGGACACCCTGCTCACCGGAACGGTTTCCTACTTCGAACGCTGGGGCGTCATCCCCGACGAACTGATGCACGCCGGACCACGCGCGCTCCTCACCCCGTTGACAGCACTCTTCGTGCACGGCAGCTGGCTGCATCTGCTCGGCAACATGCTGTTCCTCTATGTCTTCGGCGCGATGGCCGAGGAACGGATGGGGCACCTGCAGTTCGCCCTCTTCTACATCGGCTGCGGCTATCTCGCGCTCCTCGCCTACGCGGCGGCCAACGCGGAGTCCGCGCAGACGCTGGTGGGCGCGTCGGGGGCGATCTCCGGGGTGCTCGGGGCGTTCCTGCGGCTCTTCCCGCAGGCGCGGGTGACGAGCCTCTACCCCTTCCTGTTCTTCCTGCCGCTGCGCTTCCCCGCGTGGATCGTGCTGGTCTTCTGGTTCGGGCTGCAGTGGCTGGCGGAGGCGCAGAGCACCTCGTCGGGGCCGGGGGTGGCCTATCTGGCGCATCTGGTGGGCTTCGGGCTCGGCTTCCTCTTCGCGTGGGCCCGCTTCCGGACGGGGACTAGAGTGAAAGCCCAAGCCAGGGCCACCCAGGGAGACAGCCAGCCGTGA
- a CDS encoding Lrp/AsnC family transcriptional regulator, with product MITAIVLIKTSVDRIPEIAESIAALDSVSEVFSVTGTYDLIAMVRVARHDDLADVIPGSISKIPGVEATDTHVAFRTYSQHDLEAAFAIGLDA from the coding sequence GTGATCACCGCGATCGTGCTCATCAAGACCAGCGTGGACCGCATCCCGGAGATCGCCGAGTCGATCGCCGCGCTGGACAGCGTCAGCGAGGTCTTCTCGGTCACCGGGACGTACGACCTCATCGCGATGGTCCGCGTCGCCAGGCACGACGACCTCGCGGACGTCATCCCCGGCAGCATCAGCAAGATCCCGGGCGTGGAGGCGACCGACACGCACGTGGCGTTCCGTACGTACTCGCAGCACGACCTGGAGGCGGCGTTCGCGATCGGCCTGGACGCCTAG
- a CDS encoding aminotransferase class V-fold PLP-dependent enzyme, which produces MSVRPHTVAATVVTATIPVAATAVETAVGTAESTDPCCAAPLPVLGRDVTVPLVTGGEVTYAALDYAASAPALQRVWDDVAAYAPYYGSVHRGAGYLSQLSTDLFESSRATVHEFLDCRVDDQVVFTRSTTDSLNLLAQVVPADCEVFVFETEHHASLLPWRGARVTYLNAPRTPGEAVRTLESALAGRDPYGPALVCVTGASNVTGELWPVRELAAAAHAHGARIVLDAAQLAPHHPVSVRELDVDWVAFSGHKLYAPFGSGVLAGRADWLREAEPYLAGGGASRKVARRTDGGVDVEWHTTAARHEAGSPNVIGVYSIASACKALKEAGFEALVAREQYLVARVREGLAEVPEVRLLSLFGEDAPRVGVLSFVVDGWNSSHFAAALSAEYGIGVRDGLFCAHPLVRTLLGSDPADQGECGAPEAESGERSLNAIRVSFGAGTPDEHVERFVRAVKELVRDGAKWTYRTEDGRCVPAV; this is translated from the coding sequence ATGTCCGTGCGCCCGCACACCGTCGCCGCCACCGTCGTCACCGCCACGATTCCCGTCGCCGCCACCGCAGTTGAGACCGCGGTCGGGACCGCCGAGTCCACCGACCCCTGCTGCGCCGCCCCGCTCCCGGTGCTCGGCCGGGACGTCACCGTGCCCCTCGTCACCGGCGGCGAAGTCACCTACGCCGCCCTCGACTACGCCGCCAGCGCCCCCGCCCTCCAGCGCGTGTGGGACGACGTCGCCGCGTACGCCCCCTACTACGGCAGCGTCCACCGCGGCGCCGGGTACCTCTCGCAGCTGTCCACGGACCTGTTCGAGAGCAGCCGGGCGACCGTCCACGAGTTCCTCGACTGCCGCGTCGACGACCAGGTCGTCTTCACCCGCTCGACGACGGACTCGCTCAACCTCCTCGCCCAGGTCGTCCCCGCCGACTGCGAGGTCTTCGTCTTCGAGACCGAGCACCACGCCTCGCTGCTGCCCTGGAGGGGCGCGCGGGTGACCTACCTGAACGCCCCGCGCACGCCCGGCGAGGCGGTGCGCACCCTGGAGTCGGCGCTCGCCGGGCGAGACCCGTACGGGCCGGCGCTGGTCTGCGTGACCGGCGCCTCCAACGTCACCGGCGAGCTCTGGCCGGTACGTGAGCTCGCCGCCGCGGCGCATGCCCACGGCGCCCGCATCGTCCTCGACGCGGCACAGCTCGCCCCGCACCACCCGGTCTCCGTACGGGAGTTGGACGTCGACTGGGTCGCGTTCTCCGGGCACAAGCTGTACGCACCGTTCGGCTCCGGTGTGCTCGCCGGGCGGGCCGACTGGCTGCGGGAGGCCGAGCCGTACCTCGCCGGGGGCGGCGCCTCGCGCAAGGTCGCGCGGCGCACGGACGGCGGCGTGGACGTGGAATGGCACACCACCGCCGCCCGCCACGAAGCCGGCTCGCCGAACGTCATCGGCGTCTACTCCATCGCCTCCGCCTGCAAGGCGCTGAAGGAGGCCGGGTTCGAGGCGCTGGTCGCGCGCGAGCAGTACCTCGTCGCCCGGGTCCGCGAGGGCCTCGCCGAGGTGCCCGAGGTGCGTCTGCTGTCGCTCTTCGGGGAGGACGCGCCGCGCGTCGGTGTCCTCTCGTTCGTCGTGGACGGCTGGAACAGCTCCCACTTCGCCGCCGCGCTCTCGGCCGAGTACGGCATCGGCGTCCGCGACGGACTCTTCTGCGCGCACCCGCTGGTCCGCACGCTGCTCGGCAGCGACCCGGCCGACCAGGGCGAATGCGGCGCCCCGGAGGCCGAGTCGGGCGAGCGTTCGCTGAACGCGATCCGGGTCAGTTTCGGGGCCGGTACGCCGGACGAGCACGTCGAGCGGTTCGTGCGGGCCGTGAAGGAGCTCGTGCGGGACGGCGCGAAGTGGACCTATCGCACGGAGGACGGCAGGTGCGTGCCGGCGGTCTGA